A region of Struthio camelus isolate bStrCam1 chromosome 30, bStrCam1.hap1, whole genome shotgun sequence DNA encodes the following proteins:
- the LOC104137775 gene encoding scale keratin, giving the protein MSCYIESCGPCGVTCPQPIAESYNEPCVQQCPDSTTVIIPPPAAVTVPGPVLSSFPQNSVVGYSGPVGIGSPFSLQGFQGFGGSFGSGGSQGYGPFLGFGGSQGYGGSWGFRGSQGYGGFPGYGGPCGLGGSRGYGVSLGLGGSWGYRGSQGYGSSQGYGSSMGLGGSWGYRQSLGYGNSLGYGSSPGYGGSWGCGSSQGYGGSWGSLGQYGSMGFGSSRRSHSSGFSSGGTGYYRPCSQSWGRSRRGSCGSF; this is encoded by the coding sequence ATGTCTTGCTATATCGAGTCCTGTGGACCTTGCGGGGTGACCTGCCCTCAGCCAATTGCCGAGAGCTACAATGAGCCATGCGTGCAGCAGTGCCCTGACTCCACAACAGTGATCATCCCACCCCCGGCTGCAGTGACAGTGCCGGGCCCCGTGTTAAGCTCTTTTCCTCAGAACAGTGTTGTGGGATACTCAGGCCCAGTTGGGATTGGGAGCCCCTTCAGTTTGCAGGGCTTCcagggctttgggggctcttTTGGTTCTGGGGGTTCCCAGGGTTATGGGCCCTTCCTGGGCTTTGGTGGTTCCCAGGGTTATGGAGGCTCCTGGGGCTTTAGGGGCTCCCAGGGCTATGGGGGCTTCCCAGGCTATGGGGGCCCCTGCGGCTTGGGGGGTTCCCGGGGCTATGGGGTCTCCCTGGGCTTGGGAGGTTCCTGGGGCTATAGGGGCTCTCAGGGCTATGGGAGCTCCCAGGGCTATGGAAGCTCCATGGGCTTGGGGGGCTCCTGGGGTTACAGGCAGTCTTTGGGCTACGGAAACTCACTCGGTTATGGCAGTTCCCCAGGTTATGGGGGCTCCTGGGGTTGTGGGAGCTCCCAGGGCTACGGGGGCTCCTGGGGCTCCCTGGGCCAGTATGGGTCCATGGGCTTTGGCAGTAGCAGGAGGTCACACAGCTCTGGCTTCTCCTCCGGTGGCACAGGGTATTACCGTCCCTGCTCCCAAAGCTGGGGCAGGTCCCGCCGTGGGAGCTGCGGGTCTTTTTAA